A genomic window from Treponema maltophilum ATCC 51939 includes:
- the recN gene encoding DNA repair protein RecN: MLEDIHINDFALIDKVSLEFGSGFTVLSGETGAGKSILIGAISFLLGGKGGVELIRAGASEARVSGTVKLNVRAKGVYAWLGERGIEAENDRILIRRLVKDSGKSAAWVQDVPVTRQELAELTSWLIDIHGQHEHQSLMRTGEHRRFLDSYAGIEAEVERFTALYSKLVEKRNLLAAADESESKRAERIELLRFACDEIASARLREGEETELVQEENRLSQYEKLYGEIESFSNLLNGEGDTVLSSLKKANAHLEHASHSDPSLDTLAKRMETAFYELSDIAGEVRSYAQSLVFDPARLEEVQERLALFFKLKKKYAASVQSPLSEVIAYAQKAAEQLEALADADTNKKALADEVAVLERQAYKDATIISQKRRAAADKMAQEVEAVLADLGMKNSRFCVHIEQKEAVSDDQKCGPYGIDDIEFLISANPGNPPKPLAKIASGGELSRVMLALKTVLNRSDITDTLIFDEIDTGIGGEVAVAVGAHLKRLAADRQILCITHLAAIAVYADTQIKIEKSVQNGITATRVCEVSGEKRVEEIARMLSGDAVSSVSLEHARTLLKSYGSFGG, encoded by the coding sequence GTGCTTGAAGATATTCACATAAACGATTTTGCGTTAATCGATAAAGTGTCTTTGGAATTCGGCTCCGGCTTTACCGTTTTAAGCGGCGAAACGGGTGCGGGAAAGTCCATCTTAATCGGCGCGATTTCTTTTTTGCTCGGCGGAAAAGGCGGCGTTGAACTTATCAGAGCCGGCGCAAGCGAAGCGCGCGTAAGCGGCACCGTTAAACTCAACGTGCGCGCAAAAGGCGTATACGCATGGCTTGGCGAGCGCGGCATTGAAGCCGAAAACGATCGGATCCTTATCCGCCGCCTCGTAAAAGACAGCGGCAAAAGCGCCGCCTGGGTGCAGGATGTTCCCGTTACGCGGCAGGAACTCGCCGAATTGACTTCGTGGCTTATAGACATTCATGGGCAGCATGAACATCAATCTTTAATGCGCACGGGCGAACACCGGCGCTTTTTGGATTCCTACGCGGGAATCGAAGCGGAAGTTGAACGCTTTACCGCCCTGTATTCAAAACTCGTGGAAAAACGCAATCTTTTAGCCGCCGCCGACGAATCGGAAAGCAAACGAGCCGAACGGATCGAACTTTTGCGTTTTGCCTGCGACGAAATAGCGTCTGCCCGTTTGCGTGAGGGCGAAGAAACCGAACTTGTTCAGGAAGAAAACCGTCTTTCACAGTACGAAAAACTGTACGGTGAAATAGAAAGTTTTTCAAATCTTTTAAACGGCGAAGGGGACACTGTGCTTTCTTCGCTTAAAAAAGCGAACGCGCACTTGGAACACGCTTCGCATTCGGATCCGTCGCTCGATACGCTTGCAAAACGCATGGAAACCGCTTTTTACGAATTGAGCGATATTGCGGGGGAAGTGCGTTCCTATGCGCAATCGCTCGTGTTCGATCCGGCCCGTTTGGAAGAAGTGCAGGAACGGCTTGCCCTGTTTTTCAAACTGAAAAAAAAGTATGCGGCCTCCGTTCAAAGTCCTTTAAGCGAAGTGATCGCTTACGCGCAAAAAGCGGCCGAACAGCTTGAAGCATTGGCCGACGCCGATACGAATAAAAAAGCCCTTGCCGACGAAGTTGCCGTTTTGGAGCGGCAGGCATATAAGGATGCGACGATTATTTCGCAAAAAAGGCGTGCGGCCGCCGATAAAATGGCTCAAGAAGTTGAAGCCGTGCTTGCCGATTTGGGCATGAAAAACAGCCGTTTTTGCGTGCATATCGAACAAAAAGAAGCCGTATCGGATGATCAAAAATGCGGCCCCTACGGAATCGACGACATTGAATTTTTAATTTCGGCCAATCCGGGCAATCCGCCCAAGCCGCTTGCAAAAATAGCTTCGGGCGGCGAATTGTCGCGCGTCATGCTTGCTTTAAAAACGGTTTTAAATCGTTCGGATATTACCGACACGCTCATTTTCGACGAAATCGATACGGGAATCGGAGGCGAAGTCGCCGTTGCGGTCGGTGCCCATTTAAAACGTTTGGCCGCCGATCGGCAAATTTTGTGCATTACGCACCTTGCCGCCATCGCCGTTTATGCCGATACTCAAATTAAGATAGAAAAGTCGGTGCAAAACGGCATTACGGCTACCCGCGTGTGCGAAGTGAGCGGCGAAAAGCGTGTTGAAGAAATCGCGCGTATGCTTTCAGGAGATGCGGTCAGTTCCGTATCGCTCGAACATGCCCGCACTTTGCTGAAGAGTTACGGGAGCTTCGGAGGATAA
- a CDS encoding NAD-dependent epimerase/dehydratase family protein: MKTVFITGVSGTMGSEALTQIAQTGKFLCRILLRPKKANMRLAKKLQKNALIEVLFGNIQNYGDCLAAVKGADYVLHCAAIIPPAADHNPDETFRTNWLGTENLLEAVADSGQIGKTKFVYIGTVAEYGNRTFKHPWGRVGDPLMPSAFDVYAASKLKAERAVIESPLCWVSLRQSGILYDRVLLNNMHDGLMFHTCWNTPIEWATAKTSGLLLKNLVEKDSDGTLGADFWKKVYNIGNGKTARVTGFETLDRGFKMMGRSGTEIFKPEWNAIRNFHCMWFADSHVLNDYLDFQHEGFEDFFARLEKKLWYFKLGKPFPHLIRRFALMPLLRTNNAPAFWVSHNLTKRVKAFFGSLEAYRALPRSWEKFPVMCKNQNPETGAFLDYEKLKDESLIEKNGLLLNHGYDETKKTEELGITDAKQAAAFRGGKCVSGTMKKGDLYSPLQWQCHNGHRFKASPYLVLKTGHWCPDCCSCPPWNFGELAKHIPFYAQLWYDDHGKDETESYSAEDGRDILAYEK; encoded by the coding sequence ATGAAAACGGTTTTTATTACCGGCGTGTCCGGAACTATGGGATCCGAAGCGTTGACGCAAATTGCGCAGACGGGAAAATTCCTGTGCCGCATTCTGTTGCGCCCGAAAAAGGCGAATATGCGGTTGGCGAAAAAGCTTCAAAAGAACGCTCTTATTGAAGTGCTGTTCGGCAATATACAAAATTACGGCGATTGTCTTGCCGCCGTAAAAGGTGCCGACTATGTGCTGCATTGTGCGGCGATTATTCCGCCGGCAGCCGATCACAATCCCGACGAAACCTTCCGCACCAATTGGCTGGGAACCGAAAACCTGCTCGAGGCTGTCGCCGACAGCGGCCAAATCGGAAAGACCAAATTCGTTTATATCGGCACGGTCGCGGAGTACGGGAACAGAACGTTCAAGCATCCGTGGGGCCGCGTCGGAGATCCGCTTATGCCGAGCGCCTTCGACGTGTACGCGGCGAGCAAGCTGAAAGCCGAACGTGCGGTTATCGAATCGCCCCTGTGCTGGGTGTCGCTCCGTCAAAGCGGAATTCTGTACGACCGCGTGCTTTTAAATAACATGCACGACGGGCTTATGTTCCATACCTGTTGGAATACTCCGATCGAATGGGCGACGGCGAAAACCTCCGGCTTGCTTTTAAAAAATCTGGTTGAAAAAGATTCGGACGGAACGCTCGGCGCCGATTTTTGGAAAAAAGTCTACAATATCGGAAACGGAAAAACCGCCCGCGTTACGGGCTTTGAAACGCTCGACCGCGGTTTTAAAATGATGGGACGGAGCGGTACCGAAATTTTCAAGCCCGAATGGAATGCAATCCGTAATTTTCATTGTATGTGGTTTGCCGATTCTCACGTGCTCAACGATTATCTCGATTTTCAGCATGAAGGTTTTGAAGATTTTTTTGCACGGCTCGAAAAAAAATTGTGGTACTTTAAACTGGGAAAACCCTTCCCGCACTTGATACGGCGCTTTGCCCTTATGCCGCTTTTGCGCACGAACAACGCGCCGGCCTTTTGGGTTTCGCACAATCTTACAAAACGGGTAAAGGCTTTTTTCGGTTCGCTCGAAGCGTACCGCGCGCTCCCGCGCAGTTGGGAAAAATTCCCTGTAATGTGCAAAAATCAAAATCCGGAAACGGGCGCTTTTTTGGATTACGAAAAATTAAAGGATGAATCTTTAATCGAAAAAAACGGTTTGCTTTTAAATCACGGCTACGATGAAACGAAAAAGACCGAAGAGCTCGGCATTACAGATGCAAAACAGGCGGCAGCTTTCCGCGGCGGAAAGTGCGTGAGCGGGACGATGAAAAAGGGCGATTTGTACAGTCCCTTGCAATGGCAGTGCCATAACGGCCATCGCTTTAAGGCAAGTCCGTACTTGGTTTTAAAAACGGGACATTGGTGCCCCGACTGCTGCAGCTGTCCGCCGTGGAATTTCGGCGAGCTTGCAAAACATATTCCGTTTTATGCGCAGCTGTGGTATGACGATCACGGGAAAGACGAAACCGAATCGTATTCGGCCGAAGACGGCCGCGATATATTGGCGTATGAAAAATAG
- a CDS encoding MnmA/TRMU family protein produces MNEFHIPVQELQWPEAGSTVAVGLSGGVDSASTALMLKERGCTVVCITMSSWNNDLPLPPSKNGVRNSCYGADEKIDMEQCAEFCKTYGIKYYIIDVREAYKAYVMDYFKSEYRAGRTPNPCVHCNAHVKFAALVNGARAQGVDFDYFCTGHYAALVRPLIPVADIYRALGSDNSAAQSDGAGNVSGSAHSTSAEARGYTERPVTVSAAKDTFKDQTYFLHRIPSAVLEQTRFPLSGFTKKAVFEFARERGLKAALRSESQDFISSEYFNIIFSDKESVAGDIVDMNGVKLGEHRGIEHYTIGQRRGLGVSANKPLYVRSIDSANNRIVLADENGLFSSGLEADSWVWAGNYAPDAEFEALVKIRLASPAAPARIIPLEGGTYRIMFEKPQRAVAPGQSAVVYADKLILGGGVISRTIEV; encoded by the coding sequence ATGAACGAGTTTCACATACCGGTGCAGGAATTGCAGTGGCCCGAAGCGGGGAGTACGGTTGCGGTCGGACTTTCGGGAGGTGTCGATTCGGCTTCGACGGCGCTTATGCTGAAAGAGCGGGGCTGCACCGTTGTCTGCATTACGATGTCGAGCTGGAACAACGATCTTCCGCTGCCGCCTTCAAAAAACGGTGTGCGTAATTCCTGTTACGGTGCCGACGAAAAGATAGATATGGAACAATGCGCCGAGTTTTGCAAAACATACGGCATAAAATATTACATCATCGATGTGCGCGAAGCCTATAAAGCCTACGTTATGGACTATTTTAAAAGCGAATACCGTGCGGGAAGAACGCCGAACCCCTGCGTTCATTGCAACGCTCACGTAAAGTTTGCCGCCCTCGTAAACGGAGCGCGCGCTCAGGGCGTCGATTTCGATTATTTTTGTACGGGGCACTACGCAGCTTTGGTGCGCCCGCTTATTCCCGTAGCCGATATTTACCGCGCGCTGGGTTCCGACAATTCGGCCGCACAGTCGGACGGCGCAGGAAATGTTTCCGGCAGCGCGCATTCGACAAGTGCGGAAGCGCGCGGGTATACGGAACGTCCGGTTACGGTGTCTGCGGCAAAGGATACGTTTAAAGATCAAACCTACTTTTTGCACCGCATTCCCTCCGCCGTTTTGGAGCAAACGCGCTTTCCGCTAAGCGGTTTTACGAAAAAGGCCGTGTTCGAATTTGCGCGCGAACGCGGCTTAAAGGCGGCTTTGCGCAGCGAAAGTCAGGACTTTATTTCGAGCGAATACTTCAACATTATTTTTTCCGATAAAGAATCGGTCGCCGGCGACATTGTCGATATGAACGGCGTAAAGCTCGGTGAGCATCGCGGCATAGAGCATTATACGATCGGTCAAAGGCGCGGCCTGGGTGTCAGCGCAAACAAGCCGCTGTATGTGCGCTCAATCGATTCCGCGAACAACCGCATCGTACTTGCAGACGAAAACGGACTTTTTTCGTCAGGCCTTGAAGCCGATTCGTGGGTGTGGGCGGGAAATTATGCGCCCGATGCCGAATTCGAAGCGCTGGTAAAAATCAGGCTTGCCTCTCCGGCCGCTCCCGCCCGGATTATCCCTTTGGAGGGGGGGACGTACCGCATTATGTTTGAAAAACCGCAGCGCGCCGTCGCGCCCGGTCAGTCGGCGGTCGTGTATGCCGATAAGCTCATACTCGGCGGCGGCGTTATTTCGCGTACGATAGAAGTTTAA
- a CDS encoding M23 family metallopeptidase: protein MKKRRIFSTGAFCALFIGAGIPLCAFGWPRLADTVAVFFAQKYGGTFNRGLVFNDPAEVAAAEDGQVLITIREDGADNGLFPSTLGNAVILSHKDHILTVYGGLEKNSVDDGSGHADKAAAIGISGYSGWGTGRQSLQFQVIDTKIKAVINPLILIEGDAAAKKFVIKNVTAVSKNGNKTVLSNGMSIAAGTYVLYTDASEITMPYTTSVSVNGTLAEKTDYTALKTAQEKLCVQGSAQYDFSAIYSDKGAMRLAEILLVRGKNTLDISVQDIGLHETSFHLTLNAF, encoded by the coding sequence ATGAAAAAACGACGGATATTCAGCACGGGCGCTTTTTGCGCATTGTTTATCGGCGCAGGCATTCCCCTGTGCGCGTTCGGCTGGCCCCGGCTTGCCGATACCGTCGCCGTTTTTTTTGCCCAAAAATACGGCGGCACCTTTAACCGCGGCCTCGTATTCAACGACCCTGCCGAAGTTGCGGCCGCCGAAGACGGGCAGGTTCTTATAACGATACGCGAAGACGGCGCAGACAACGGCTTGTTCCCGTCGACCTTGGGAAATGCCGTCATACTGAGCCATAAAGATCATATTTTAACGGTATACGGCGGTTTGGAAAAGAATTCGGTCGATGACGGAAGCGGTCATGCGGACAAGGCGGCCGCCATAGGCATAAGCGGGTATTCGGGCTGGGGCACCGGCAGACAAAGCCTGCAATTTCAAGTTATCGACACAAAGATAAAAGCCGTCATAAATCCGCTCATTTTAATCGAAGGCGATGCCGCGGCAAAAAAATTCGTTATCAAAAACGTAACGGCGGTAAGCAAAAACGGCAACAAAACGGTTTTATCGAACGGCATGAGCATTGCGGCGGGAACCTACGTGCTTTATACGGACGCTTCGGAAATCACCATGCCTTATACGACGAGCGTATCGGTAAACGGAACGCTTGCCGAAAAAACCGATTATACGGCGCTTAAAACCGCGCAGGAAAAACTCTGCGTTCAAGGCAGCGCCCAGTACGATTTTTCGGCGATTTATTCCGATAAAGGCGCCATGCGCTTGGCCGAAATTTTGCTTGTAAGAGGGAAAAACACGCTCGATATATCGGTACAGGATATCGGCTTACATGAAACATCGTTCCATCTTACGCTGAACGCCTTCTAA
- the rpsT gene encoding 30S ribosomal protein S20 — MAVKKSSAEKRFRQSEERRLRNKAVKSAARTCAKKFTAAVQAKDQTLASETLRLLCKELDTAGRKGILSRNSVSRKKSRMMKLYNVSFAPAK, encoded by the coding sequence TTGGCAGTAAAAAAATCGTCTGCGGAAAAAAGATTTAGACAGAGTGAAGAAAGACGTTTACGCAATAAAGCGGTAAAAAGCGCGGCACGTACCTGCGCTAAAAAATTTACGGCGGCGGTGCAGGCAAAAGATCAAACGCTTGCGTCCGAAACGCTGCGTCTTTTGTGCAAGGAATTGGATACGGCCGGCCGTAAGGGAATTTTGTCCCGCAATTCCGTTTCTCGTAAAAAATCGCGCATGATGAAACTGTACAACGTTTCATTTGCACCCGCAAAGTAA
- a CDS encoding HU family DNA-binding protein, which translates to MESKKVTKFDLVEAVYLKTKYEKKTVQAVLESLLENIKSSLKDGSTIELRGFGTFELRLRKGRSRARNPKTGEQLSVAPHYIAAFRSGQELKNALWELPVPAKKS; encoded by the coding sequence ATGGAATCAAAAAAAGTAACAAAATTCGATTTGGTCGAAGCCGTATATCTTAAAACAAAATATGAAAAAAAAACCGTGCAGGCCGTTCTTGAATCCTTACTTGAAAATATCAAATCTTCTCTGAAAGACGGTTCGACGATCGAACTGCGTGGTTTCGGCACCTTTGAACTGCGTTTGCGCAAGGGACGTTCCCGCGCGCGCAATCCCAAAACGGGCGAACAACTTTCGGTCGCTCCCCACTATATAGCGGCCTTCCGTTCCGGACAGGAGCTTAAAAACGCGCTGTGGGAACTGCCCGTTCCCGCAAAAAAATCATGA
- the lnt gene encoding apolipoprotein N-acyltransferase: MKKTLVNAALLFSGIMLFMLPQPNFIRAEGFPFFAYIAFVPVFILTRRLSWKSVWLYGMLYGIGCYVTFTSWLATFHPMGITVISCLYGIQLMFVFPLLKAAWVLCGKRVWFAQWIVWCAYEYLKTKGFAGFNYGVTAYSHWRLTHLIQITNIVGVWGLSALIDFTSMWIADCIYPLFDCGKKACAEKSTAEMHPVLQKLREKMRIRRVSACIWCAAFAFSLIYGIASVKDWRGCPSKKIILVQTNTDPWLGGTAAYRRDLTTLERLTDEALKAHPDAELVVWPETAFVPRIRWHYRYRTDRARFELVDELLHYIDSKNIPFVIGNDDTVRGYTRTGGLGEVSYNAVLFFEPKKNVIPPEPQLYHKMHLVPFTEYFPFEKLLPTIYTLLLNGDTHMWTPGDEAVVFSAGDLRFGTPICFEDTFGYIGRRYVNNGANALVNLSNDAWSKSLACQYQHLSMAVFRSAENRIPSVRATASGQTCLIDPNGTVLSMLEPFTEGYLAVDIPVLTNRAKTVYTVLGDYVGILFAAASSLLLIFGLMENIVCRFHTDKKKAN; encoded by the coding sequence ATGAAAAAAACGCTTGTAAACGCGGCGCTTCTCTTTTCGGGCATTATGCTCTTTATGCTGCCTCAGCCGAATTTTATTCGTGCCGAAGGTTTTCCTTTCTTTGCATACATAGCCTTTGTTCCCGTTTTTATACTGACGAGGCGCCTGAGCTGGAAAAGCGTATGGCTGTACGGCATGCTCTACGGCATAGGCTGCTACGTTACCTTTACGAGCTGGCTTGCAACCTTTCATCCCATGGGCATAACCGTTATTTCCTGCCTGTACGGAATTCAGCTGATGTTCGTATTCCCGCTTTTAAAGGCCGCATGGGTTTTGTGCGGAAAGAGAGTTTGGTTTGCCCAATGGATTGTCTGGTGCGCATACGAATACCTTAAAACCAAGGGCTTTGCGGGCTTCAATTACGGTGTTACCGCCTATTCGCACTGGCGCCTTACTCATCTTATTCAAATTACGAATATTGTCGGCGTGTGGGGCTTAAGCGCCCTCATAGACTTTACTTCGATGTGGATAGCCGACTGCATTTATCCGCTGTTCGATTGCGGCAAAAAAGCGTGTGCCGAAAAATCCACCGCCGAGATGCATCCGGTGCTCCAAAAGCTCCGCGAAAAAATGCGCATCCGTCGCGTAAGCGCTTGCATATGGTGCGCGGCTTTTGCTTTTTCCCTCATATACGGTATCGCCTCCGTCAAAGATTGGCGCGGCTGTCCGTCAAAAAAAATCATCCTCGTGCAAACGAATACCGACCCTTGGCTCGGCGGCACGGCTGCATACCGGCGCGATTTAACGACGCTCGAACGCCTGACTGATGAAGCTTTGAAAGCGCATCCGGACGCCGAGCTTGTCGTATGGCCCGAAACCGCCTTTGTGCCGCGCATACGCTGGCACTACCGCTACCGCACCGACCGCGCCCGTTTTGAATTGGTCGACGAGCTTTTACATTATATCGATTCTAAAAACATTCCCTTTGTCATCGGAAACGACGACACCGTGCGCGGCTATACGCGGACGGGCGGTTTGGGTGAAGTGAGTTACAACGCCGTTTTGTTTTTTGAACCGAAAAAAAACGTCATTCCGCCGGAACCGCAATTGTACCACAAAATGCATTTGGTTCCGTTTACCGAATATTTTCCGTTTGAAAAGCTCTTGCCGACAATCTACACGCTGCTTTTAAACGGCGATACCCATATGTGGACGCCCGGAGACGAGGCGGTTGTGTTTTCGGCAGGGGATTTGCGCTTCGGAACTCCGATTTGCTTTGAAGACACCTTCGGCTATATCGGCCGCCGCTATGTGAACAACGGAGCGAACGCTTTGGTGAATCTTTCCAACGACGCATGGTCGAAAAGCCTTGCCTGCCAATATCAGCACCTTTCGATGGCCGTTTTCCGTTCGGCCGAAAACCGGATTCCGAGCGTGCGCGCTACCGCATCGGGGCAAACCTGCCTTATCGATCCGAACGGTACAGTGCTTTCGATGCTCGAACCGTTTACGGAAGGCTATTTGGCCGTCGACATTCCGGTTTTGACAAACAGGGCAAAAACCGTATATACTGTTTTGGGCGATTACGTCGGAATACTGTTTGCCGCCGCATCGTCGCTTTTACTGATTTTTGGACTTATGGAGAACATTGTATGCCGATTTCATACCGACAAAAAGAAGGCGAATTAA
- a CDS encoding bactofilin family protein has protein sequence MPISYRQKEGELTILGAQTELNGMLHFSGNLVITGKFTGSIESEGSLVVEKTGVCTVDSIKADSISVAGQVEGNMYAKTKLEMFSGSRIIGDIATSRLRIAENVNFHGEVKMLDEVPDIDIFSVSAAEYKRMVDSRALASEEDDT, from the coding sequence ATGCCGATTTCATACCGACAAAAAGAAGGCGAATTAACCATATTGGGTGCACAAACCGAATTGAACGGCATGCTGCATTTTTCCGGCAATTTGGTTATTACGGGAAAATTCACCGGCTCCATAGAATCGGAAGGCAGCCTTGTCGTCGAAAAAACCGGCGTATGTACGGTCGACAGCATCAAGGCCGATTCGATAAGCGTTGCCGGTCAGGTTGAAGGCAACATGTACGCCAAAACAAAGCTTGAAATGTTTTCGGGCAGCAGGATAATCGGCGACATTGCAACATCGCGCTTGCGCATCGCCGAAAACGTCAATTTTCACGGAGAAGTAAAAATGCTTGACGAAGTTCCGGACATCGACATTTTTTCGGTATCGGCCGCCGAATACAAGCGGATGGTCGATTCCCGCGCCCTCGCGTCGGAAGAAGACGACACTTGA
- the rho gene encoding transcription termination factor Rho, giving the protein MAVNQRRRFIDESDRTEGFEPSESDVQSSFGFEGSSEPAPESAHSEDEGASGDFTEEGREKRVVVRPKAKRTAVRSKTAVRTTGAGRRSPVSENAAFSSRSEESFSDAANQSAHNGTLIQQNGQSFDAENDAQSRDAKPRLLINDLTKMSMPGLRDLAAQYGIPRDDLAPMKKQELIFVILKSHTEHGGIIFASGALEILPDGYGFLRSPQNSYLSGPDDIYISPSQIRLFNLKTGDTVYGQIRSPKEGERFFALLRIETVNDDETRAAQTRIPFENLTPLHPDEKLNLETKPEEFSTRIINLFSPIGKGQRALIVAPPKAGKTILMQKIANAITTNHPEVYLIVLLIDERPEEVTEMERSIHAEVISSTFDEPATRHVQVAEMVLEKAKRLVEHKRDVVIFLDSITRLARAYNQTVPTSGKVLSGGVDSNALHKPKRFFGAARNVEEGGSLTIISTALIETGSRMDEVIFEEFKGTGNMEINLDRKLADRRIFPAINIKKSSTRKEELLLTEEELQKIWVLRKVINPMDDAEIMELLLDRMRKTKNNEAFLRSMNTAESF; this is encoded by the coding sequence ATGGCAGTAAATCAAAGACGCCGTTTTATCGATGAATCGGACCGCACGGAAGGATTTGAACCGTCCGAAAGCGACGTTCAAAGTTCATTCGGCTTTGAAGGCTCAAGCGAGCCCGCACCCGAAAGCGCTCATAGCGAAGACGAAGGCGCTTCCGGCGATTTTACCGAAGAGGGAAGAGAAAAACGGGTAGTCGTTCGTCCGAAAGCCAAACGAACGGCCGTGCGCTCGAAAACGGCTGTCCGCACAACCGGAGCGGGACGGAGAAGCCCCGTATCCGAAAACGCCGCTTTTTCTTCGCGCAGCGAAGAGTCTTTTTCCGATGCGGCGAACCAAAGCGCGCATAACGGTACGCTCATTCAGCAAAACGGACAAAGCTTTGACGCCGAAAACGATGCGCAAAGCCGCGATGCAAAACCGCGCCTTTTGATAAACGATTTAACCAAAATGAGTATGCCCGGACTTCGCGACCTTGCCGCCCAATACGGCATTCCGCGCGACGATTTGGCTCCGATGAAAAAGCAGGAATTGATTTTCGTCATTCTTAAATCGCATACCGAACACGGCGGCATTATTTTCGCTTCGGGCGCTTTGGAAATTCTGCCCGACGGATACGGCTTTTTGCGTTCGCCGCAAAACAGCTATTTGTCCGGCCCGGACGACATATACATTTCGCCCAGCCAAATCCGCCTGTTCAACTTAAAAACCGGCGACACCGTCTACGGGCAAATCCGCTCGCCGAAAGAGGGCGAACGCTTTTTTGCCCTGCTGCGCATCGAAACGGTCAACGACGACGAAACCCGCGCGGCGCAAACGCGTATTCCGTTCGAAAACCTTACGCCGCTTCATCCGGACGAAAAGCTCAATCTGGAAACCAAACCCGAAGAGTTTTCGACGCGCATAATCAATTTGTTTTCGCCCATCGGAAAGGGGCAGCGCGCGCTTATCGTTGCACCGCCGAAAGCCGGTAAAACCATTTTAATGCAAAAAATCGCAAACGCGATTACGACGAACCATCCGGAAGTCTACCTTATCGTGCTGCTCATAGACGAGCGCCCGGAAGAAGTTACCGAAATGGAACGCTCGATTCACGCCGAAGTTATTTCGTCGACCTTCGACGAGCCGGCTACCCGCCACGTGCAGGTTGCCGAAATGGTGCTGGAAAAAGCGAAGCGTTTGGTCGAGCATAAGCGCGACGTGGTCATCTTTTTGGATTCGATAACGCGTCTTGCGCGCGCATATAACCAAACCGTTCCCACTTCCGGCAAAGTGCTTTCCGGCGGTGTGGATTCGAACGCGCTGCACAAGCCCAAGCGCTTTTTCGGTGCGGCGCGCAACGTTGAAGAAGGCGGCAGCCTTACGATTATTTCCACCGCCCTTATCGAAACGGGAAGCCGCATGGACGAAGTTATCTTCGAAGAGTTTAAAGGCACGGGCAATATGGAAATCAACCTCGACCGCAAACTTGCCGACCGCCGCATTTTCCCGGCCATCAATATTAAAAAATCCAGTACCCGCAAAGAAGAATTGCTGCTTACCGAAGAAGAACTGCAAAAGATTTGGGTACTGCGCAAGGTTATCAATCCAATGGATGACGCCGAAATTATGGAATTACTGCTTGACAGAATGCGCAAAACCAAGAATAATGAAGCGTTCCTGCGCTCGATGAACACGGCCGAGTCGTTTTAA
- the rpmE gene encoding 50S ribosomal protein L31, with the protein MKKDLHPAYELTKITCACGNVIETRSTVKDINVEICSACHPFFTGKQKLVDTAGRIERFNKRFNIKPTGAQ; encoded by the coding sequence ATGAAAAAAGATTTGCACCCCGCTTACGAGCTGACAAAGATTACCTGCGCGTGCGGTAATGTTATCGAAACCCGTTCAACCGTTAAAGATATCAACGTTGAAATTTGCTCGGCGTGCCACCCGTTTTTTACCGGTAAACAAAAGCTGGTAGACACCGCCGGACGCATCGAACGCTTTAACAAGCGCTTTAACATTAAACCGACGGGCGCTCAATAA